Proteins encoded in a region of the Brassica rapa cultivar Chiifu-401-42 unplaced genomic scaffold, CAAS_Brap_v3.01 Scaffold0110, whole genome shotgun sequence genome:
- the LOC117129744 gene encoding uncharacterized protein LOC117129744, producing the protein MTRPPMTSGGRSYGTGPTTQPSGSQAAGAQRHVANHEPVENREEVAHVPVQRDVRVLHPARQNGAKWFKNNTEVSTCVRKIIEGCFRGPWYSWKKVPPFYKDAWFSTFQTKFEWDASIGNLVKENFDQLAATRLKGMVSLAKSNGEKPDWILSDYWRVMSEYWRTSKAKDKSEKARASRLSRRDGLGVHRHRAGSRSYAKVQDVLEANNEDSSFIAVLKKTHQKSDGTYVDERARLIAEKFDECVQERLSEMENSSGEDLTIDNLTLEEKNEIYSKIVGTSKQGRVFGLGSLQRGVLMPLESSTGSPLGSADVGTITHRVGELEAELQKSHDEYEDLKKRIEAVEAFCFNTN; encoded by the exons ATGACTCGACCACCAATGACATCAGGCGGGCGTTCTTATGGGACAGGACCAACTACCCAACCCTCTGGTTCTCAAGCTGCTGGTGCCCAAAGACATGTTGCAAACCATGAACCAGTTGAGAATAGGGAAGAAGTTGCACATGTTCCTGTACAACGTGATGTTCGTGTACTCCACCCAGCTAGACAAAATGGAGCTAAATG GTTCAAAAACAACACTGAAGTATCAACTTGTGTTCGAAAGATCATTGAAGGTTGTTTTAGAGGACCATGGTATAGCTGGAAAAAAGTACCACCGTTTTATAAAGATGCATGGTTTTCAACCTTTCAG ACTAAATTTGAGTGGGATGCCTCAATTGGAAATCTTGTTAAAGAAAACTTTGATCAACTTGCCGCTACCCGTCTCAAAGGAATGGTTAGTCTCGCAAAGTCAAATGGAGAAAAACCTGATTGGATTTTGTCTGATTACTGGAGGGTAATGTCTGAGTATTGGAGAACATCAAAGGCCAAAGATAAAAGTGAGAAAGCTCGCGCTTCTCGTCTATCTAGACGTGATGGTTTAGGTGTACACCGACACAGAGCAGGCTCACGTTCTTATGCCAAAGTTCAGGATGTTTTG GAGGCAAACAATGAAGACTCTTCTTTCATTGCTGTGCTGAAAAAAACACACCAGAAATCTGATGGAACTTATGTTGATGAAAGAGCTCGGCTAATTGCTGAGAAATTTGATGAATGTGTTCAAGAACGCTTGTCTGAAATGGAAAATTCTAGTGGAGAGGATTTGACAATAGACAATCTCACCCTTGAAGAGAAAAATGAAATCTATTCTAAG ATTGTTGGAACATCAAAACAAGGTCGTGTATTTGGACTTGGGTCACTCCAAAGAGGTGTTTTAATGCCTTTAGAGTCTTCGACGGGTTCTCCACTAGGTAGTGCAGATGTGGGAACAATAACTCATCGAGTGGGTGAGCTTGAAGCTGAATTGCAAAAGAGTCATGATGAGTATGAAGACCTTAAGAAACGAATTGAAGCTGTGGAGGCTTTCTGCTTCAACACAAACTAG